A window from Micromonospora terminaliae encodes these proteins:
- a CDS encoding helix-turn-helix transcriptional regulator: MSAATDARLVLGPEPTALLGAVAADPGRPLALGVTGPGGHGKSVLLRELARVHRDAGGAVRDGAPSPDQPVDPETALVVDDAHLLDDARLETLRRLVVGRRHRLLIGYRPWPRSAALARLADALKRDGQQVVLGPFTAEQTRDYLAGVPDLDRGDELAAFVHGQTGGVPRDVERLVRGLRGPERPPGLPAEPPRAAVLAFGTDLEELPPDARRLLLAVAAGVPLPVDLLGPLLDREPAAVDDLVAYTRAAGLLGADGRLAPVVRRAVVALSPATDRTAIWRRLTEVQLGRGAAVLPLVRSLRAAGALADCPAAALEAAAEEALGGEPALSAELFAAATAAGLPAGAREAVAAALAGDLEAALRLANRLLATAPPPVRAEAATVAATALAHRGQVERSVELYRWSRLAPSAAFAAVGALALGRPPTGADLPDDPAGGPPTLHASAARLMAEGVRESVSGPPTTALSRLVQATALLEPDGRRVLLPDSPAALAALTAVHCAELDIAEGVLDRAVATGIGGPLMVCRHRLLQAWILMVRGQTAAAADRLAAVTAGGRPLESRDLLLASALRLGIARRTSDVGALQRGWGPALEAVVRHPVDLFTLLPLGELAVAGARLGDLDRLKPYLREAWLLLDRLDGPALWSAPLHWTGLHAAILTEEPAVADAHVAALLAAADHSRYAAVAAAAAASWVEVLRGVVDPVRVEAAARGLHDAGLCWDAARLAGQAAIRTSDRRAMTTLLECARVLQARPAARTGEADDAPATDAGTGPTRYRLSDREHEVAELVLAGLTYREIGDRLFISAKTVEHHVARMRSRLNCANRAELLALLRTVVADRSSAPGRQPWPEREPR; the protein is encoded by the coding sequence ATGAGTGCCGCCACGGACGCCCGGCTCGTGCTGGGCCCCGAGCCGACCGCCCTGCTCGGCGCGGTCGCGGCGGATCCCGGGCGCCCCCTCGCCCTCGGCGTGACGGGCCCCGGCGGCCACGGCAAGAGCGTCCTGCTCCGGGAGCTGGCGCGCGTCCACCGGGACGCGGGCGGGGCCGTGCGGGACGGCGCCCCGAGCCCGGACCAGCCGGTCGACCCGGAGACCGCGCTGGTGGTCGACGACGCGCACCTGCTGGACGACGCGCGGCTGGAGACGCTGCGCCGGCTGGTGGTCGGCCGCCGGCACCGGCTGCTGATCGGCTACCGGCCGTGGCCCCGGTCGGCCGCGCTGGCCCGGCTGGCCGACGCGCTGAAACGGGACGGGCAGCAGGTCGTGCTGGGCCCGTTCACCGCCGAGCAGACGCGCGACTACCTCGCCGGCGTGCCCGACCTCGACCGGGGCGACGAGCTGGCGGCGTTCGTGCACGGGCAGACCGGCGGAGTCCCGCGGGACGTCGAGCGGCTGGTCCGCGGGCTGCGCGGGCCGGAGCGCCCACCCGGACTCCCGGCCGAGCCGCCGCGGGCGGCCGTCCTGGCGTTCGGCACCGACCTGGAGGAACTGCCGCCGGACGCCCGGCGGCTGCTGCTGGCCGTCGCCGCGGGCGTGCCGCTGCCCGTGGACCTGCTCGGCCCGCTGCTCGACCGGGAGCCGGCGGCGGTGGACGACCTGGTGGCGTACACCAGGGCGGCCGGCCTGCTCGGGGCCGATGGCCGGCTCGCGCCGGTCGTGCGGCGGGCGGTCGTCGCGCTGAGCCCGGCCACCGACCGCACGGCGATCTGGCGCCGTCTCACCGAGGTGCAGCTCGGTCGTGGCGCCGCGGTGCTTCCGCTGGTCCGGTCCCTGCGGGCGGCGGGCGCGTTGGCCGACTGCCCGGCCGCGGCGCTGGAGGCCGCCGCCGAGGAGGCGCTGGGCGGCGAGCCCGCGCTCTCCGCCGAGCTGTTCGCCGCGGCCACCGCGGCCGGCCTGCCGGCCGGTGCCCGGGAGGCCGTCGCCGCCGCGCTCGCCGGCGACCTGGAGGCCGCGCTGCGGCTGGCGAACCGCCTGCTGGCGACGGCCCCGCCGCCCGTGCGGGCGGAGGCGGCCACGGTGGCCGCGACGGCGCTGGCGCACCGGGGCCAGGTGGAGCGCAGCGTCGAGCTGTACCGGTGGTCTCGCCTCGCCCCGTCCGCCGCCTTCGCCGCCGTCGGCGCGCTCGCCCTCGGCCGTCCGCCCACGGGCGCGGACCTGCCCGACGACCCGGCCGGCGGGCCGCCGACCCTGCACGCCAGCGCCGCGCGGCTGATGGCCGAGGGGGTACGGGAGAGCGTCAGCGGCCCGCCCACCACCGCGCTGTCCCGGCTGGTGCAGGCGACCGCGCTGCTGGAGCCGGACGGGCGGCGGGTGCTCCTGCCGGACAGCCCGGCCGCGCTCGCCGCGTTGACCGCCGTCCACTGTGCCGAGCTGGACATCGCGGAGGGGGTGCTGGACCGGGCCGTCGCCACCGGCATCGGCGGGCCCCTGATGGTCTGCCGCCACCGGCTGTTGCAGGCCTGGATCCTGATGGTCCGCGGCCAGACGGCCGCCGCGGCCGACCGGCTCGCCGCGGTGACGGCCGGCGGCCGGCCACTGGAGTCGCGTGACCTGCTCCTGGCCAGTGCGCTCCGGCTCGGCATCGCCCGGCGCACCAGCGACGTCGGGGCCTTGCAACGCGGTTGGGGCCCGGCGCTGGAGGCGGTGGTCCGGCACCCGGTGGACCTGTTCACGCTGCTGCCGCTGGGCGAGCTGGCGGTCGCGGGCGCCCGGCTGGGCGACCTGGACCGCCTGAAGCCCTACCTGCGGGAGGCCTGGCTGCTGCTGGACCGGCTCGACGGCCCGGCGCTGTGGAGCGCGCCGCTGCACTGGACCGGGCTGCACGCCGCGATCCTCACCGAGGAGCCGGCCGTCGCCGACGCCCACGTCGCCGCCCTGCTCGCCGCCGCCGACCACAGCCGGTACGCCGCCGTGGCCGCCGCGGCCGCCGCGAGCTGGGTCGAGGTGCTGCGCGGCGTCGTGGACCCGGTCCGGGTGGAGGCCGCCGCCCGCGGGCTGCACGACGCCGGCCTGTGCTGGGACGCCGCCCGCCTGGCCGGGCAGGCCGCGATCCGCACCTCGGACCGGCGGGCCATGACCACCCTGCTGGAGTGCGCCCGGGTGCTCCAGGCGCGGCCGGCCGCCCGCACGGGCGAGGCGGACGACGCACCGGCGACCGACGCCGGCACCGGTCCCACCCGCTACCGGCTCAGCGACCGGGAGCACGAGGTGGCCGAGCTGGTGCTGGCCGGCCTGACCTACCGGGAGATCGGCGACCGGCTCTTCATCTCGGCGAAGACGGTCGAGCATCACGTCGCACGGATGCGGTCGCGGCTGAACTGCGCCAACCGGGCGGAGCTGCTGGCCCTGCTGCGCACCGTCGTCGCCGACCGGTCGAGCGCGCCGGGCCGGCAACCCTGGCCGGAACGGGAGCCGCGGTGA